Proteins from one Faecalibacterium sp. I3-3-33 genomic window:
- a CDS encoding VanZ family protein, which produces MRELLHQIHYSTSANLTVGECVILIVLGLLAWFNRKDRQWLPTAYSVFLILYITLLRRAPGYNENIRLHLKLWPNAGVWAGNLLNLILYVPFSWTSQRWKANRKRIVIAAFMLSVCCEVLQYITGRGMADVNDILFNTLGTAVGIWLAGKVA; this is translated from the coding sequence TTGAGAGAACTTCTGCATCAGATTCACTACAGCACCAGTGCGAACCTGACAGTAGGCGAATGCGTCATTCTGATAGTCCTTGGGTTACTCGCATGGTTTAATCGCAAAGACAGGCAATGGCTTCCAACTGCTTACAGCGTGTTCTTAATCCTTTATATCACGCTCTTACGCCGTGCGCCGGGGTACAACGAGAACATCCGATTGCATCTGAAGCTGTGGCCGAATGCTGGCGTATGGGCAGGCAATCTGTTGAATCTGATTCTGTATGTTCCATTCAGTTGGACAAGCCAAAGATGGAAAGCAAACAGAAAGAGAATAGTTATTGCAGCTTTCATGCTCTCTGTGTGCTGTGAAGTTCTCCAGTATATTACAGGCAGAGGCATGGCAGATGTGAACGATATTCTTTTCAACACACTGGGTACTGCGGTGGGAATCTGGCTTGCGGGGAAGGTGGCTTAA